From Weissella confusa, a single genomic window includes:
- a CDS encoding NAD(P)H-hydrate dehydratase — MISELKSEILHEVIVRRPDDSHKGTFGRVLLIGGNIQYGGAILMAAGAVVGAGAGLTTVATDLINLAPLHTRTPEAMFVDWRNNADLMTAIANNDVILLGPGMGTDGFAVQLVQQVLQAVTENQILIVDGSALTIMAEQNMTFPRDTFTIVTPHQMEWARLSGVQLNYQAEHQLNEVQRQILNIDVLVLKQHHTIIYTKDDQKQLQIGGAYQATGGMGDVLAGTIAGFTAQFKANPTKAVQAAVYAHSAIAEEMAGHSYVVKPSFIADFLPNYMARIQSNL, encoded by the coding sequence ATGATTAGTGAATTGAAATCAGAAATATTGCACGAGGTCATTGTGCGTCGACCTGACGACAGCCACAAAGGGACGTTTGGTCGCGTTTTACTAATCGGGGGTAATATCCAATACGGTGGGGCCATTTTGATGGCAGCCGGTGCGGTTGTTGGCGCTGGCGCAGGGCTAACGACGGTTGCAACGGATTTGATCAATTTGGCACCGCTACACACGCGTACACCAGAAGCCATGTTTGTGGACTGGCGTAATAACGCGGATTTGATGACAGCGATTGCTAATAACGATGTGATTCTATTAGGCCCTGGTATGGGGACCGATGGTTTTGCGGTGCAATTAGTGCAACAAGTTTTGCAAGCTGTTACGGAAAACCAAATCTTGATTGTTGATGGTTCAGCATTGACGATTATGGCTGAGCAGAATATGACGTTCCCACGTGACACGTTCACGATTGTGACGCCACACCAAATGGAGTGGGCACGCTTGAGTGGGGTGCAATTAAACTATCAAGCAGAGCACCAATTGAATGAGGTACAACGCCAAATTTTGAACATTGATGTGCTAGTTCTTAAGCAACACCACACGATTATCTACACCAAGGATGATCAAAAGCAATTGCAAATCGGTGGTGCTTACCAGGCGACTGGTGGGATGGGTGATGTGCTAGCGGGTACAATCGCTGGCTTTACAGCCCAGTTCAAAGCCAACCCAACCAAGGCTGTGCAAGCGGCCGTTTATGCACACTCAGCAATCGCCGAAGAGATGGCAGGCCACAGTTATGTGGTGAAGCCATCATTCATTGCTGATTTCTTGCCAAACTACATGGCTCGTATTCAATCAAACCTGTAA
- a CDS encoding MFS transporter — translation MDAKVQKDEFAKLTLMDRISYGLCDFAQNLVFGTVGGFLLFFLTTVNGISAAAGATIFLVVRWINVVWDPWVGATVDKSHPKGGKYLPYLRNFGIPLVILAACLFLPVGQWFPAFKVPYAFLSYMATAMVYSFVNIPYGALNASLTRDNDEIAKLTTVRMTLANIANLLVYTCFPIFVQLATSVGRESKDIGMFGIHMNLGDYSSAQSAGAWFKVYAVYMVIGFLVLMVTYSKTKERVLPAEDEPEVKYSDLFAELKRNKPLRILGLFFLVGFTFMFFGNTVWPFFLQYNIGHSEWNGSISLIGSIPGIFLVFLWPKIRAKVGKKQFFALFLAIFMVGSILLWAWTKNPENIAMGYAGRFFQQWGLTSATGFMWSLVPEVVTYGEYTSGKRVAGIINAIMGLFFKIGLALGGIIPGYINAATGFDGTKKIQSADALMGLQWSMIWLPIIMAVIAILVIMKYPLTDEEVNKMNHEVEARHKK, via the coding sequence ATGGATGCAAAAGTTCAAAAGGACGAATTTGCTAAGCTTACACTGATGGATCGAATCTCATATGGTTTGTGTGACTTCGCTCAAAACTTGGTTTTCGGTACTGTTGGTGGATTCTTGCTATTCTTCCTTACTACGGTTAACGGTATTTCAGCTGCGGCTGGTGCCACGATTTTCTTGGTTGTTCGTTGGATCAACGTTGTTTGGGATCCTTGGGTAGGTGCTACGGTCGACAAGTCACATCCTAAGGGTGGAAAGTACTTGCCTTACCTACGTAACTTCGGTATTCCGCTAGTTATCTTGGCTGCCTGCTTGTTCTTGCCAGTTGGACAATGGTTCCCTGCATTTAAGGTACCATATGCCTTCTTGTCATATATGGCAACGGCCATGGTTTACTCATTCGTTAACATTCCATATGGTGCCTTGAACGCATCATTGACGCGTGATAACGATGAAATCGCAAAGTTGACGACGGTTCGTATGACGTTGGCTAACATCGCGAACTTGTTGGTTTACACTTGCTTCCCTATCTTCGTTCAATTGGCTACGTCAGTTGGTCGCGAGTCAAAGGATATCGGAATGTTTGGAATCCACATGAACTTGGGTGACTACTCATCAGCTCAATCAGCTGGTGCTTGGTTCAAGGTTTATGCCGTATACATGGTTATCGGATTCTTGGTTTTGATGGTTACTTACTCAAAGACGAAGGAACGCGTTTTGCCTGCTGAAGATGAGCCTGAAGTAAAGTACTCAGACTTGTTTGCTGAGTTGAAGCGTAACAAGCCTTTGCGAATCTTGGGATTGTTCTTCTTGGTTGGCTTTACGTTCATGTTCTTCGGAAACACTGTATGGCCATTCTTCTTGCAATACAACATTGGTCACTCAGAGTGGAACGGTTCAATTTCATTGATCGGTTCAATTCCTGGAATCTTCTTGGTCTTCTTGTGGCCTAAGATTCGTGCCAAGGTTGGTAAGAAGCAATTCTTCGCTTTGTTCTTGGCTATTTTCATGGTTGGTTCTATCCTTTTGTGGGCATGGACTAAGAACCCTGAAAACATCGCTATGGGTTACGCTGGTCGTTTCTTCCAACAATGGGGATTGACTTCAGCTACTGGATTCATGTGGTCATTGGTTCCTGAAGTTGTTACTTATGGTGAGTACACTTCAGGTAAGCGTGTTGCTGGTATCATCAACGCCATCATGGGATTGTTCTTCAAGATTGGTTTGGCCTTGGGTGGTATCATCCCTGGTTACATCAACGCTGCTACTGGATTTGACGGTACTAAGAAGATCCAATCAGCTGATGCTTTGATGGGATTGCAATGGTCAATGATCTGGTTGCCAATCATCATGGCTGTTATTGCCATCTTGGTAATCATGAAGTACCCATTGACTGACGAAGAAGTTAACAAGATGAACCACGAAGTTGAGGCTCGTCACAAGAAGTAA
- the pepV gene encoding dipeptidase PepV → MTTQWRAEALKYEDELLTDLKEMLAIKSVRDDEAATEDAPLGPGPKEALLKFEEFAKRDGFRTGNYKNLVAYAELGPEDAEETVAIIGHLDVMPAGDGWTKDPWSPVIEDGRLYARGASDDKGPSFTAYYAMKMIKDLNLDLKRKLVLVMGIDEESDWTGMDEFFEDYGMPTMGFSPDAEFPIINGEKGNVSIVTRFAGTQGGSLKLVSFSAGSRPNMVPGTAVAVVEAADTAALVSAMDAYLAAEKRVKGEAKVDGNQVTFTFYGKQVHGAMPETGENAGTYLANFLQDQDFGGNAKGFLTFLGTQLHDDTVAEKIGAKTHDDLMHDLSMNVGIQRFTDGEDGFVNTNFRYPQNTTAEEIEGHVAASLPAGFEATAKQEGHAQVPHYVPGDDPLVKTLLQVYRDQTGLPAGEQVIGGGTFGRLLERGVAFGAMFEGVPDTMHQADEFYPVSDLTRAMAIFAQSMYELANVED, encoded by the coding sequence ATGACAACGCAATGGCGTGCAGAAGCATTGAAGTATGAAGACGAATTGTTGACAGACTTGAAGGAGATGTTGGCAATTAAGTCAGTTCGTGATGACGAGGCTGCAACGGAAGATGCACCTTTGGGACCTGGTCCTAAGGAAGCTTTGTTGAAGTTCGAAGAATTTGCTAAGCGTGACGGATTCCGCACGGGTAACTACAAGAACTTGGTTGCCTACGCAGAATTGGGACCTGAAGACGCTGAAGAGACTGTTGCAATTATCGGTCACTTGGACGTTATGCCAGCCGGTGATGGTTGGACAAAGGATCCATGGTCTCCAGTAATTGAAGATGGTCGTTTGTATGCCCGTGGTGCATCAGATGATAAGGGACCTTCATTCACTGCTTACTATGCAATGAAGATGATCAAGGACTTGAACTTGGACTTGAAGCGCAAGTTGGTTTTGGTTATGGGTATCGATGAAGAGTCTGACTGGACTGGTATGGATGAGTTCTTTGAGGACTACGGTATGCCAACGATGGGATTCTCACCTGACGCTGAATTCCCAATCATCAACGGTGAAAAGGGTAACGTTTCAATCGTAACGCGCTTTGCTGGTACGCAAGGTGGTTCATTGAAGTTGGTTTCATTCTCAGCCGGTTCACGTCCAAACATGGTGCCTGGAACTGCTGTTGCTGTTGTTGAAGCCGCAGATACTGCTGCTTTGGTTTCAGCTATGGATGCTTACTTGGCCGCTGAAAAGCGTGTTAAGGGTGAAGCTAAGGTTGATGGTAACCAAGTGACATTTACTTTCTATGGAAAGCAAGTTCACGGTGCGATGCCTGAAACTGGTGAAAACGCTGGTACTTACTTGGCTAACTTCTTGCAAGACCAAGACTTTGGTGGCAACGCTAAGGGCTTCTTGACGTTCTTGGGAACGCAATTGCACGATGACACGGTTGCTGAAAAGATTGGTGCTAAGACGCACGATGATTTGATGCACGACTTGTCAATGAACGTTGGTATCCAACGCTTTACTGATGGAGAAGATGGCTTCGTAAACACGAACTTCCGTTACCCACAAAACACGACGGCCGAAGAAATCGAAGGTCACGTGGCTGCCTCATTGCCAGCAGGCTTTGAAGCAACGGCTAAGCAAGAAGGTCACGCACAAGTGCCTCACTACGTTCCTGGTGATGATCCACTAGTTAAGACGTTGTTGCAAGTTTACCGTGATCAAACTGGTTTGCCAGCTGGTGAGCAAGTTATCGGTGGTGGTACGTTCGGTCGTTTGTTGGAGCGTGGTGTTGCCTTTGGTGCCATGTTCGAAGGTGTGCCTGATACGATGCACCAAGCAGACGAATTCTACCCAGTTTCAGATTTGACGCGTGCAATGGCAATCTTTGCACAATCAATGTACGAATTGGCTAACGTCGAAGACTAA
- a CDS encoding DUF1002 domain-containing protein produces the protein MKTSKVITTILLATSLIGATAVTTTVFVTPTAVVSAAGTTNVQNRALSKSYVVYGAGASDQSTLASTLGVTDNYTKLTTTGADAATYLNISGVADSAMISSVSIAPAEPGTGTLVNIKDYNGQNNITQVTSQQYAMAATMAGVNDVIITVTANSKVSGEAALAGVYKALATDGINLDESNTTAANDMLSATQTAVNENANDSSYPGKLTSAVTTTAGELAEKKQDGTNITVNIAINQLNVNLDKQGIAGKTSEAAVQQMGQALVGVANAPISDSKAFVDNAKDLSNKLENSAGDIMAKAKDFANSEDVKEAANWFVTNIWNPLVNFFKGLFNK, from the coding sequence ATGAAAACGAGTAAGGTTATCACGACAATTTTGTTGGCAACATCATTGATTGGTGCAACGGCAGTCACAACGACTGTGTTTGTCACACCAACAGCCGTGGTTTCAGCGGCCGGTACGACAAATGTGCAAAATCGTGCCTTGTCAAAGTCATATGTTGTGTACGGTGCAGGTGCATCTGATCAGTCTACGTTGGCTTCAACGCTAGGCGTAACGGATAATTACACCAAGTTAACGACAACTGGTGCTGACGCAGCGACATACTTGAACATTTCAGGTGTTGCGGATAGCGCTATGATTAGTTCAGTATCAATTGCGCCAGCTGAACCTGGTACTGGCACGTTGGTTAATATTAAGGACTATAACGGGCAAAACAACATTACCCAAGTGACGTCACAACAATACGCGATGGCGGCAACGATGGCTGGTGTGAACGATGTCATCATCACGGTAACAGCTAACTCAAAGGTTTCTGGTGAGGCCGCATTGGCTGGTGTGTACAAGGCATTGGCCACTGATGGGATTAATTTGGATGAAAGCAACACGACGGCAGCCAATGACATGTTGAGTGCAACACAAACGGCGGTTAACGAAAATGCTAATGACAGTAGCTACCCTGGTAAGCTAACGTCAGCGGTTACCACAACGGCCGGCGAATTGGCTGAGAAGAAGCAAGATGGTACAAACATTACGGTCAACATTGCGATCAACCAATTGAACGTTAACTTGGACAAGCAAGGCATTGCTGGTAAGACTTCTGAAGCAGCGGTACAACAAATGGGTCAAGCTTTGGTTGGTGTGGCGAACGCCCCAATTTCAGACTCAAAGGCCTTTGTTGATAACGCTAAGGACTTGTCTAATAAGCTTGAAAATTCAGCAGGTGATATCATGGCTAAGGCCAAGGATTTCGCGAACTCTGAAGATGTGAAGGAAGCGGCCAACTGGTTCGTGACGAACATTTGGAACCCATTGGTTAACTTCTTCAAGGGACTGTTCAACAAGTAG
- a CDS encoding flavodoxin domain-containing protein — translation MSAVIIYDTKYGHTATYAAWIAEELHISKYRLDEIGALDLSTYDTIIFGGPIFNGHIKIANLINSELANLNACEIIFFSVGLHPIDREYFRSICTQNFDYPAQQRVHFYQLQGAVNPEKLKWWHRLMVWFIKKFDHDINQQHIQGLEETKNHRIDLPQRFRPLVAPIVAEVRRHERAISLQ, via the coding sequence ATGAGTGCGGTTATAATTTACGATACAAAATATGGACATACCGCAACTTATGCCGCTTGGATTGCAGAGGAGTTGCACATCAGCAAATATCGTTTAGACGAAATCGGCGCTTTAGACTTGTCGACGTACGATACGATTATCTTTGGTGGACCGATTTTTAATGGCCATATTAAGATTGCAAACTTGATTAATAGTGAGTTGGCTAATCTGAATGCTTGCGAAATCATCTTTTTCTCGGTTGGGTTACACCCGATTGATCGTGAATATTTTAGAAGTATATGCACGCAAAACTTTGATTATCCGGCACAACAGCGCGTCCATTTTTACCAATTACAAGGCGCTGTTAATCCTGAAAAGTTAAAATGGTGGCACAGGTTGATGGTTTGGTTTATAAAAAAGTTTGATCACGACATCAACCAACAACATATTCAAGGGTTGGAAGAGACGAAAAACCATCGCATTGATTTGCCACAACGTTTCCGCCCACTTGTCGCACCAATTGTGGCGGAGGTGCGACGCCACGAACGGGCAATTTCATTACAATAA
- a CDS encoding biotin--[acetyl-CoA-carboxylase] ligase translates to MDKTAILSYLQTPETMSVETFTTIDSTNTAAKRLITAGDVIGPMALVADEQTAGYGRHGRQYYSPQATGLYLTLIWPWADMKTLAPGKVTTGIAVAAAEALSQEIGVEVGIKWVNDLYYNQRKVAGILVEAVPNTTGDDGFLVIGIGLNINPADYPDEIAQKAGALTDQMVNRNRLAATLLNYFVRYFSLDATQVMTAYRQRSLVIGQPVEMAVGNQTITGIAKDVSADGGLVVDVNGQRQTFYSGEITKLTMTGWVIS, encoded by the coding sequence GTGGATAAGACCGCTATACTTTCATACTTACAGACACCAGAAACCATGTCGGTAGAGACGTTTACGACGATTGATTCAACTAACACAGCCGCCAAACGATTGATTACAGCGGGAGACGTAATTGGTCCAATGGCGCTTGTGGCAGATGAACAGACGGCAGGTTATGGTCGTCATGGACGCCAATATTATTCACCACAAGCAACGGGTCTTTACCTAACGTTAATTTGGCCATGGGCTGATATGAAAACATTGGCACCCGGTAAGGTGACGACGGGGATTGCAGTTGCAGCGGCCGAAGCACTTTCGCAAGAAATTGGGGTTGAGGTTGGCATCAAGTGGGTCAATGATCTGTACTACAACCAACGAAAAGTGGCCGGCATTCTAGTAGAAGCGGTGCCAAATACGACCGGCGATGATGGCTTTTTGGTCATCGGAATTGGACTCAACATTAATCCGGCTGACTATCCAGATGAGATTGCACAGAAAGCTGGTGCACTGACTGATCAAATGGTAAACCGAAATCGGCTTGCGGCGACGTTATTAAATTATTTTGTTCGCTATTTTTCATTAGATGCGACGCAAGTCATGACGGCATACCGGCAACGGTCGTTGGTGATTGGTCAGCCAGTTGAAATGGCGGTCGGTAATCAAACGATTACCGGCATTGCTAAGGATGTGAGTGCGGATGGTGGTCTAGTGGTGGACGTTAATGGTCAACGTCAAACATTTTACTCAGGTGAAATCACGAAACTAACAATGACAGGATGGGTGATTTCATGA
- a CDS encoding biotin transporter BioY has translation MKTRQLVLAAVFAAIIAILAPLSIPTGIVPLTVQTIIIPLIASIAATRVSFSAVAVYLLLGMIGMPVYAGWTSGVGIVIGPTGGYLIGMLLFPLVIGLGASLGRSWPAMLLWNLIAAFLQLGFGTLWLAFVAKMSIETAVATGLIAFVVPTIVKVVIVVILMVIIGRVMRLPIGGKE, from the coding sequence ATGAAAACACGCCAACTCGTTTTGGCAGCAGTCTTTGCTGCAATTATTGCTATTTTGGCACCCTTATCAATTCCAACGGGCATTGTGCCTTTGACGGTGCAAACTATTATTATTCCGTTGATTGCGTCAATTGCAGCAACCCGCGTTTCATTTTCGGCGGTTGCAGTGTATTTGCTTTTGGGGATGATTGGTATGCCGGTTTACGCTGGCTGGACGTCAGGTGTTGGGATCGTTATTGGACCAACCGGTGGTTATTTAATTGGTATGTTGCTATTTCCATTGGTCATTGGCCTCGGTGCTAGTTTGGGTCGTTCATGGCCGGCGATGCTCCTTTGGAATTTGATTGCGGCCTTTCTACAACTTGGTTTCGGTACGTTGTGGTTAGCGTTTGTTGCTAAGATGTCAATTGAAACAGCGGTCGCAACTGGTTTGATTGCATTCGTTGTGCCAACAATCGTTAAGGTTGTGATTGTGGTCATCTTGATGGTGATTATCGGGCGCGTGATGCGTTTGCCAATTGGTGGTAAAGAATAA
- a CDS encoding AAA family ATPase yields MKRKVFVLTGNTGTGKTTVANYLNEFYEMPKVITHTTRPPRDGEVDQVDYYFENDASFGDNHYLESVEYSHYRYGSSHEGLERAWEKNPFITIVLDTAGAITYARELPDEAVVIYLTVSESSELLTRLEKRGDDVAAVKARLASDEYQRDTQLPAELTNVAKVVVNDDWQTTKQAIDDIVKEVVQG; encoded by the coding sequence ATGAAGCGCAAAGTATTTGTATTAACGGGTAACACTGGCACGGGTAAGACGACCGTTGCTAATTATTTGAATGAGTTTTACGAGATGCCTAAGGTGATTACGCACACAACGCGACCACCACGTGATGGTGAAGTTGATCAAGTAGATTACTACTTTGAAAACGACGCCAGTTTTGGCGACAACCACTATCTCGAAAGTGTTGAATACTCACACTACCGTTACGGATCATCACACGAAGGCTTGGAACGTGCATGGGAAAAGAACCCATTTATTACAATTGTGCTTGATACAGCTGGCGCAATTACTTATGCGCGCGAACTACCAGATGAAGCAGTTGTTATTTACTTAACGGTCAGTGAATCATCAGAATTATTAACACGTTTGGAAAAGCGTGGTGATGATGTTGCAGCAGTTAAGGCACGCCTAGCTAGTGACGAATACCAGCGTGACACGCAATTACCAGCTGAATTAACTAACGTTGCCAAAGTTGTTGTCAATGATGATTGGCAGACGACTAAGCAGGCAATTGATGACATTGTAAAAGAAGTTGTTCAAGGATAG
- a CDS encoding DUF6681 family protein, with translation MLTILDLLNHYLGFFNVNTKWKGQVYTILASVGNFYVLYLAIMHLKNAAYLRGLGLLLAFIVIAYFAFLNVVYYFTKKTFKWDLSPKVEKLLGGKPADADKTQRPATPFVPANGLYGRQHVLPASAVTDPDMQAELTKVAEQLQSNGLMTQDYGGLSEDEQMAYLAADHDVIYANHPGTPLPYFRLEKERGGLAIYGGLNEMLAQRLARIETVGLQPVALAMESYELFVASAVILGGEGKVRGRANLQTRHDDYHLAVELAYKAKEL, from the coding sequence ATGTTGACCATTTTGGATTTATTGAATCATTATCTTGGCTTCTTTAATGTCAACACAAAGTGGAAGGGTCAAGTGTATACAATCTTAGCGTCAGTGGGTAATTTCTACGTTTTGTACTTGGCAATTATGCACCTGAAGAACGCCGCTTATTTGCGTGGCTTGGGGCTATTGCTGGCCTTTATCGTGATTGCTTACTTTGCCTTTTTGAATGTTGTCTACTATTTTACGAAGAAAACGTTCAAATGGGATTTATCACCCAAGGTTGAAAAGCTATTGGGTGGGAAACCAGCGGATGCGGATAAGACGCAACGTCCGGCAACGCCGTTTGTACCAGCGAATGGTTTGTATGGCCGCCAACACGTTTTGCCAGCTAGTGCCGTGACTGATCCGGATATGCAGGCTGAGTTAACAAAGGTTGCTGAACAACTCCAATCAAACGGTCTGATGACCCAAGATTATGGTGGCTTGTCAGAAGATGAGCAAATGGCCTACTTGGCGGCTGACCATGATGTCATTTATGCGAACCATCCTGGTACACCGCTACCTTACTTCCGTTTGGAAAAGGAGCGTGGTGGCCTGGCCATCTATGGTGGTTTGAACGAGATGTTGGCGCAACGATTAGCGCGTATCGAAACAGTTGGCCTACAGCCAGTAGCGTTGGCAATGGAATCATACGAGTTGTTTGTTGCTTCGGCGGTTATCTTAGGTGGCGAAGGAAAGGTGCGCGGCCGAGCTAACCTACAAACGCGCCACGATGACTACCATTTAGCGGTCGAATTAGCCTATAAAGCAAAAGAATTGTGA
- a CDS encoding amino acid ABC transporter ATP-binding protein: MSMIEFKDVEKYYGDFHALKDINLKVEAGETVVLLGPSGSGKSTLIRTVNGLEPVQEGQLIVNGQDLANPKTDMNRTRKNVGMVFQHFNLYANKTVLENIMLAPRLVLKRDEAENKQIAMELLEKVGLADKAEKMPSTLSGGQQQRIAIARSLAMKPKALLFDEPTSALDPEMVNDVLKIMREIAADSSMTMLVVTHEMGFAKQVADRVIFMADGEILEDSPTEEFFENPKEPRARQFLSQIIH, from the coding sequence ATGTCGATGATCGAATTTAAGGACGTCGAGAAGTACTATGGAGATTTCCATGCTTTGAAGGATATTAACCTTAAAGTTGAAGCTGGTGAGACTGTTGTTTTGCTTGGTCCTTCAGGATCAGGTAAGTCAACTTTGATTCGTACCGTGAATGGTTTGGAACCAGTTCAAGAAGGACAATTGATTGTTAACGGTCAAGATTTGGCCAATCCCAAGACGGACATGAACCGTACGCGTAAGAACGTGGGGATGGTGTTCCAACACTTTAATTTGTACGCTAACAAGACAGTGCTAGAAAACATTATGTTGGCACCACGCTTGGTATTGAAGCGCGATGAAGCAGAAAACAAGCAAATTGCAATGGAATTGTTGGAGAAGGTTGGTTTGGCTGATAAGGCTGAGAAGATGCCTTCAACGTTGTCAGGTGGACAACAACAACGTATCGCGATTGCCCGTTCATTGGCAATGAAGCCAAAGGCCTTGTTGTTTGACGAACCAACGTCAGCATTGGACCCAGAAATGGTTAACGATGTTTTGAAGATTATGCGCGAAATCGCTGCTGATTCAAGCATGACGATGTTGGTTGTGACGCACGAAATGGGCTTTGCTAAGCAAGTGGCCGACCGTGTTATTTTCATGGCTGACGGTGAAATCTTGGAAGACTCTCCAACTGAAGAGTTCTTTGAGAACCCTAAGGAACCACGCGCTCGTCAATTCTTGTCACAAATCATCCACTAG
- a CDS encoding transporter substrate-binding domain-containing protein produces MSRKFTRTWRTVLATAAIALLAGSVVTTTVQASDKKNETYNRIKKTDKMVWGVKGDTKLMGLMNIKTGKLEGFDVDMAKEITKRVNPKAKAELTQITSGTRIPMLLNGNIDAIIATMSITPDRAKVVDFSKPYFNAGQSILVKSDSGIKSIYDLNKPGARILAVAGSTSAVTVKKFAPKAKVVALSDYATALTALKAGQGDALTTDNGILYGMAAGSKSLQVVGGPFTKEPYGVAMDKNNPKLVKKVNKAIDEIKEDGTYAKLAKKWFSGVEGMNWKELAKE; encoded by the coding sequence ATGAGTCGCAAGTTTACGCGCACATGGCGTACGGTACTTGCTACCGCAGCCATCGCACTACTAGCTGGAAGTGTTGTGACAACGACGGTTCAAGCTAGCGATAAAAAGAATGAAACTTACAACCGCATTAAGAAGACCGATAAGATGGTCTGGGGTGTTAAGGGTGACACCAAGTTGATGGGGCTGATGAACATTAAGACGGGAAAGCTTGAAGGCTTCGACGTGGACATGGCCAAGGAAATCACCAAGCGTGTGAACCCAAAGGCTAAGGCTGAGTTGACGCAAATCACTTCAGGTACCCGTATTCCAATGTTGTTGAACGGTAATATTGATGCCATCATTGCGACGATGTCAATTACGCCAGACCGTGCCAAGGTGGTTGATTTTTCAAAGCCATACTTTAACGCTGGTCAATCAATCTTGGTTAAGTCAGATAGTGGTATCAAGAGTATCTACGATTTGAACAAGCCTGGTGCTCGTATCTTGGCGGTTGCCGGATCAACATCTGCTGTAACGGTTAAGAAGTTTGCACCAAAGGCCAAGGTTGTTGCCTTGTCAGACTATGCAACTGCTTTGACTGCCTTGAAGGCCGGTCAAGGGGATGCATTGACGACTGACAACGGTATCCTATATGGAATGGCCGCTGGTTCAAAGTCATTGCAAGTTGTCGGTGGTCCTTTCACGAAGGAACCATACGGTGTTGCCATGGACAAGAACAATCCTAAGTTGGTCAAGAAGGTCAACAAGGCCATCGATGAAATTAAGGAAGATGGTACATACGCTAAGCTAGCCAAGAAGTGGTTCTCTGGCGTTGAAGGTATGAACTGGAAGGAGTTGGCTAAGGAATGA
- a CDS encoding amino acid ABC transporter permease gives MISLFQSHASDFLSGFGWTIVSSVLALIGSLVLGTIFALLEVVPNKVANIIGRIYIEVVRNIPLLVITMFFYVVIANIVKISGFAAGTLGLTLYTSAFIAETVRAGINAVPKGQLEGAMSNGLSWWQGMRYVVLPQAFKLVIPPLGNQFINLIKNSSVLAFVAGMDLMYQANMISQETFDTFGPFIIVGIFYLILTMPMSYYMRYLEAKLSKEG, from the coding sequence ATGATTTCATTATTTCAATCACACGCTAGCGACTTCTTAAGTGGATTTGGCTGGACGATTGTGTCTTCAGTGCTCGCTTTGATTGGGTCATTGGTTTTGGGAACGATTTTCGCTTTGCTTGAAGTGGTTCCAAACAAGGTCGCAAACATCATCGGTCGTATCTATATTGAAGTCGTACGAAACATCCCATTGTTGGTTATCACGATGTTCTTCTACGTCGTTATTGCAAACATCGTTAAGATTAGCGGTTTTGCAGCCGGAACGTTGGGACTAACACTATACACGTCAGCATTTATCGCTGAAACGGTTCGTGCCGGTATCAACGCTGTGCCAAAGGGACAACTTGAAGGTGCGATGTCTAACGGTTTGTCATGGTGGCAAGGTATGCGTTATGTGGTTTTGCCACAAGCCTTTAAGTTGGTTATCCCACCACTTGGAAACCAATTTATTAACTTGATCAAGAACTCATCAGTATTGGCCTTCGTTGCCGGTATGGATTTGATGTATCAAGCGAACATGATTTCACAAGAAACGTTCGACACATTTGGCCCATTCATTATTGTTGGTATTTTCTACCTCATTTTGACGATGCCAATGAGTTACTACATGCGTTACTTGGAAGCCAAGTTGAGTAAGGAGGGATAA